From Zingiber officinale cultivar Zhangliang chromosome 5B, Zo_v1.1, whole genome shotgun sequence, the proteins below share one genomic window:
- the LOC121987193 gene encoding DENN domain and WD repeat-containing protein SCD1-like — protein MAASSPAKIFEYFVVCGIGPEIATLEGNKGFQGMEVMYMPSLLDQYPPSNQSLYPPPPPQLPTCVLPAGVEFYTSGFNSDDVATYPRSYPIVLTEGDGSKIYVACIAFRDLVCDDIIEAYKIPANSFADKCICLVSRSPSFQVLKDALEELFILCFSPAGCSKPLWDVIADMVSNVPLPTPGKDRVLFAIENCLLCAETPPKEGLPHADISFQPLVQCLDVDNLIQFFTAVLLERRILLRANK, from the exons ATGGCGgcatcttctccggcgaagatCTTCGAATACTTCGTGGTGTGCGGGATCGGGCCGGAGATCGCGACCCTGGAGGGGAACAAGGGGTTCCAGGGAATGGAGGTCATGTACATGCCTTCCCTCCTCGACCAGTACCCTCCTTCCAACCAGTCTCTCTATCCTCCCCCTCCGCCGCAGCTGCCGACC TGTGTTCTACCTGCAGGGGTGGAGTTCTATACTTCAGGGTTTAACTCTGATGATGTTGCAACTTATCCTCGGAGTTATCCAATTGTTTTAACAG AGGGGGATGGGTCCAAAATTTATGTTGCATGCATTGCATTCCGTGATCTGGTCTGCGATGATATTATTGAAGCATATAAGATACCTGCAAATTCATTTGCCGACAAATGCATATGTCTTGTATCTCGCTCTCCCAGTTTTCAGGTTCTCAAGGATGCATTGGAGGAGCTGTTCATTCTCTGCTTTTCTCCTGCTGGCTGCAG CAAGCCATTATGGGATGTAATAGCTGATATGGTATCTAATGTTCCTTTACCTACACCGGGAAAAGATCGAGTTTTATTTGCTATTGAAAATTGTCTTCTTTGTGCGGAAACACCACCAAAGGAAGGGCTTCCTCATGCAGAT ATTTCATTTCAACCCTTGGTACAGTGCCTTGATGTGGATAACCTGATTCAATTTTTTACCGCTGTGCTTCTTGAAAGAAGAATATTACTCCGAGCAAATAAGTAA